From a region of the Nitrospira sp. genome:
- a CDS encoding flagellar biosynthetic protein FliO: MIDLWESLFRTVSALAVVLVLMGVAALAVRRLMGHRLGITGGRPLVQVLASGYIAPRKTVSLVSVAGEYLIIGTTATDLVPLGRVSDSAQLRELLASPIQNPSTESPAPQSVLASWLRRLPLSSFNHDKGIHG; this comes from the coding sequence GTGATTGATCTATGGGAAAGCTTGTTCCGCACCGTCTCGGCTCTGGCTGTCGTATTGGTTCTCATGGGGGTCGCGGCATTAGCGGTCCGGCGATTGATGGGGCATCGACTGGGAATCACCGGCGGCCGCCCGCTTGTCCAGGTACTCGCCAGCGGCTATATCGCTCCGCGTAAGACGGTCAGCCTGGTGTCGGTCGCGGGTGAATATCTGATCATCGGGACGACGGCAACCGATCTGGTCCCATTGGGACGCGTCAGCGATTCCGCTCAATTGCGTGAGTTGCTCGCTTCACCCATCCAGAATCCTTCCACCGAAAGCCCAGCACCGCAGTCGGTCTTGGCCTCATGGCTTCGACGTCTGCCGTTGAGCTCTTTTAATCATGACAAAGGAATCCATGGCTAA
- the fliN gene encoding flagellar motor switch protein FliN — MAESESATRTDPQTTGSPTPQPASFPSVQNTETGGTPKNIDFILDIPMSVSVYVGSTKMAIRDLLQLAQGSVIELDKLAGEPMEVMVNNKLVARGEVVVVNEKFGIRLTDVVSAAERVQQLR; from the coding sequence ATGGCTGAATCAGAATCCGCGACACGCACCGACCCTCAGACGACCGGAAGTCCTACTCCGCAACCCGCTTCGTTTCCGTCCGTCCAAAACACGGAAACCGGAGGCACTCCGAAGAACATCGATTTCATCCTGGACATTCCGATGAGCGTCTCGGTTTACGTCGGATCGACCAAGATGGCGATTCGCGATCTGTTGCAGTTGGCGCAAGGGTCGGTGATCGAACTGGACAAGTTGGCGGGCGAACCGATGGAAGTGATGGTGAACAACAAACTGGTTGCTCGCGGCGAAGTGGTGGTCGTGAATGAAAAGTTCGGCATTCGATTGACGGATGTGGTCAGCGCGGCGGAACGCGTGCAGCAGCTGCGTTGA
- the fliM gene encoding flagellar motor switch protein FliM, whose amino-acid sequence MEKILSQDEIDALLKGVVSGEVETAPKDNTQDAKGVTRYDLFNQERIIRGRMPTMEMVNDRFIRRQSIIWTSMFREAVDFAVVGTQVVKFGEFLKKVPMPSSLNVFHMHPLRGNALFVMDAFLVYLVVDYFFGGKGQTHVKPEGRDFTSVQLRIIKRLLLQALVDLEKAWQAVVPVKVEYLRSESNPQFAMVVTASEIVVVVTLQVILGETARELYIVYPYSMLEPIKEKLYSGLVSDHVDQNGEWNQRFRDRLQDCPLPIAVRLGTATVTVKDVMNFTPGDVILLDQRPGDLLDCYIEGHHKIQGSPGIFKGNHACRVTKVLS is encoded by the coding sequence ATGGAAAAGATCCTGTCACAGGATGAAATCGATGCGCTCCTCAAGGGAGTCGTTTCAGGAGAGGTAGAAACCGCTCCGAAGGACAATACACAAGATGCAAAAGGTGTGACGCGATACGATCTGTTCAATCAGGAGCGGATCATCCGCGGGCGGATGCCGACCATGGAGATGGTCAACGACCGGTTTATCCGCCGCCAATCGATTATCTGGACCAGCATGTTTCGGGAGGCCGTCGATTTCGCCGTGGTCGGAACGCAAGTCGTCAAGTTCGGCGAGTTCTTGAAGAAAGTTCCGATGCCGTCGTCGCTGAACGTGTTTCATATGCATCCGTTACGGGGGAACGCCCTCTTCGTGATGGATGCGTTTCTGGTGTATCTGGTCGTGGATTATTTCTTCGGCGGAAAGGGACAGACTCATGTGAAGCCTGAGGGACGGGACTTCACGTCCGTCCAGCTGCGTATCATTAAACGATTGTTGCTGCAAGCGCTCGTCGACCTCGAAAAAGCTTGGCAGGCAGTCGTGCCGGTCAAGGTGGAGTACCTCCGCTCTGAAAGTAACCCTCAGTTCGCGATGGTGGTCACTGCCTCGGAAATCGTGGTGGTCGTGACTCTCCAAGTCATTCTGGGAGAAACCGCCCGCGAGCTGTACATCGTGTATCCCTATAGCATGCTTGAACCGATCAAAGAGAAGCTCTATTCCGGCCTCGTCTCCGATCATGTCGATCAGAACGGAGAGTGGAATCAGCGATTTCGTGACCGGCTGCAGGACTGTCCCCTCCCTATTGCGGTGCGGCTGGGAACGGCGACGGTGACGGTGAAAGATGTCATGAATTTTACCCCGGGAGACGTCATCTTGCTTGACCAGCGTCCGGGTGACCTCCTCGACTGTTATATAGAGGGCCATCACAAAATTCAGGGCAGTCCAGGGATCTTCAAAGGCAATCACGCTTGCCGCGTAACCAAAGTATTGAGCTAG
- a CDS encoding flagellar basal body-associated FliL family protein, with protein sequence MADAAAADEKAPVAAPASAFPVKLLIIVSVVALLFGVGGAFVVIKFLGGSNKGSESAEEHKAEAEAKPEPASEVNGKQGQAAVPGAMFDLEPFIVNLADTPDVRYLKITIKLEVESEAVSTELSARVPQIRDAVLVLLSSKDVNAVRTTQGKLQLRDEITQRISAVLRKPGVRSAYFTEFVVQ encoded by the coding sequence ATGGCAGATGCAGCAGCGGCAGACGAAAAAGCTCCGGTAGCGGCCCCCGCTTCGGCGTTCCCGGTCAAACTACTGATTATTGTGTCGGTCGTTGCCTTACTGTTCGGTGTGGGTGGGGCATTTGTGGTCATCAAATTCCTGGGAGGATCCAATAAAGGTTCGGAAAGTGCGGAAGAGCATAAGGCTGAAGCGGAGGCCAAGCCCGAACCTGCGAGCGAAGTCAACGGAAAGCAAGGCCAGGCTGCCGTGCCGGGAGCCATGTTCGACTTAGAACCCTTCATCGTCAACCTCGCGGATACACCGGACGTTCGTTACTTGAAGATCACCATCAAGCTCGAGGTGGAGAGCGAAGCCGTCTCCACCGAGCTGTCGGCGCGGGTTCCCCAGATTCGAGATGCGGTGCTCGTCCTGCTGAGCAGCAAGGATGTCAATGCGGTGAGAACGACTCAAGGAAAATTGCAACTGCGTGATGAAATTACCCAACGCATCAGCGCCGTCCTGAGAAAGCCCGGCGTCCGCTCCGCCTATTTCACTGAATTCGTCGTTCAATAG
- a CDS encoding flagellar hook protein FlgE, translated as MGILSSLFAGVSGLNANGTALSVIGNNIANLSTVGFKGSKASFADLISSSISGGAGAIQTGIGVALTSVQGNFSQGSLATSSNVLDLAIDGNGFFIVEDAQGGTFYSRAGLFRLDKNNNVVDPTGFKLQGFLADTTGTITGTIGDIALPSTTASPRATTTALVAANLNSATTPNGVLGNIVASAASTTTTAGGNNSFVIDLNGDGAQTVTVANGLTGSALATAVQNAVRALVPNDPFKAAAYAGFTASVNAANIYTFASGMTGTTNNSTTGTGTVVVTANGGDTLAANLNMVAPTSTTGTDFQLSDPPATSNFSTSMTVFDSLGNSHLLTTYFTKIGANSWNYNTVAGMSDVVTANYDSSNIDASLGIVRVGSGTLTFGTDGTLDRESTVIRYDTGTATGTSGTVPGELQIDFVGATPDQLIALNFGSSVTTDGGSGLDGTTQFGSTSALVQQTQDGFAAGSLQAFSVDANGIINGRFSNGQLRALAQVVLARFPDPIGLTRTGKNTFAQSGNSGQPVTGTPDSAGLGRVLSNSLELSNVDLGESFIDMIAAQRGFQANSRVITTSDEILQELVNLKR; from the coding sequence ATGGGAATTCTGTCGTCATTGTTTGCCGGAGTCAGCGGGCTCAATGCGAACGGCACAGCACTCTCCGTCATCGGCAACAACATCGCGAACCTCAGTACGGTCGGCTTCAAGGGGAGCAAAGCGTCGTTCGCCGATTTGATCAGTTCATCGATTTCAGGCGGCGCCGGCGCGATTCAAACCGGCATCGGCGTGGCACTCACATCCGTCCAGGGGAACTTCTCCCAAGGGTCGCTGGCGACGTCATCGAACGTATTGGATCTTGCGATCGATGGCAACGGATTTTTCATCGTTGAGGACGCGCAGGGCGGGACCTTCTATTCCCGAGCCGGCCTGTTCCGTCTCGATAAGAACAACAACGTCGTAGACCCTACGGGATTCAAGCTGCAGGGATTCCTCGCCGACACGACCGGCACCATTACCGGGACGATCGGCGATATCGCGCTGCCGTCGACTACCGCTTCGCCGCGAGCCACGACCACGGCGTTGGTCGCAGCCAACTTGAACTCAGCAACCACACCGAACGGTGTTTTGGGGAATATCGTGGCTTCGGCGGCGTCGACGACCACGACCGCGGGGGGCAACAATTCTTTCGTGATCGATTTGAACGGTGACGGGGCTCAGACGGTCACTGTGGCGAACGGGTTGACAGGCTCGGCGCTGGCCACTGCGGTTCAAAACGCCGTGCGCGCGCTGGTTCCGAACGATCCCTTCAAGGCCGCCGCCTATGCGGGGTTCACTGCGTCGGTCAACGCGGCGAATATTTACACTTTCGCCTCGGGCATGACCGGCACGACGAACAATTCCACCACCGGTACCGGGACAGTTGTGGTGACGGCAAACGGAGGCGATACGCTGGCGGCCAACCTCAATATGGTGGCGCCCACCTCGACGACCGGCACGGACTTCCAACTATCCGATCCGCCTGCCACGTCGAATTTTTCGACGTCGATGACGGTGTTCGATTCACTCGGCAACAGCCATCTGCTGACGACCTACTTCACGAAGATCGGCGCCAACAGTTGGAACTATAATACCGTGGCGGGCATGTCCGACGTCGTGACGGCGAATTATGATTCCAGCAACATCGACGCCAGTCTGGGTATTGTCCGGGTCGGATCCGGTACCTTGACGTTCGGGACGGACGGTACGCTGGATCGAGAGAGTACGGTGATTCGATACGACACCGGCACGGCGACCGGTACGTCGGGCACGGTGCCGGGAGAGCTGCAGATCGACTTTGTCGGGGCCACGCCGGACCAGTTGATTGCGCTGAATTTCGGCTCCAGCGTGACGACCGACGGCGGGAGCGGACTCGACGGGACCACGCAATTCGGGTCGACGTCGGCTCTCGTGCAGCAGACACAGGATGGTTTTGCCGCCGGCTCGCTCCAAGCCTTTTCGGTGGATGCGAACGGGATCATCAACGGACGTTTCTCCAACGGGCAACTGCGGGCACTCGCGCAGGTCGTGCTGGCGCGTTTCCCGGACCCCATTGGACTCACGCGGACCGGGAAGAACACTTTTGCACAATCCGGTAACTCCGGCCAGCCGGTCACGGGCACGCCGGACAGCGCAGGCCTTGGGCGGGTTCTGTCCAACTCACTGGAGTTGTCGAATGTCGATCTCGGCGAAAGCTTTATCGATATGATCGCCGCGCAGCGCGGTTTCCAGGCGAACTCTCGGGTAATCACCACATCCGATGAAATTCTTCAGGAACTGGTCAACCTGAAACGGTAG
- a CDS encoding flagellar hook assembly protein FlgD translates to MVDVSQITSTGTPSTSDKTGPRQLGQDDFLKLLITQLKSQDPLNPTNNTEFVSQLAQFSQLEQTAKQAQLMQKSLDAQTASLQFTLLPMVGRNVSVDRPLTQLENGSASLTYALEKSAARVNITILDQNRQAVRSLEYTGRGAGLNQAQWDGKDSNGVALPAGIYEYAISAVDSQGAAVVSKGRAQLTVTGVRMEDGQPKLAIGPIAVDPSEIVEVQ, encoded by the coding sequence ATGGTTGATGTATCACAAATCACTTCGACTGGAACCCCATCGACGTCTGATAAAACCGGACCTCGACAGCTGGGGCAGGACGATTTTCTCAAACTCCTGATCACGCAATTGAAAAGCCAGGATCCTCTGAACCCAACCAACAACACCGAATTCGTCTCACAGCTCGCGCAATTCAGCCAGTTGGAGCAGACCGCGAAGCAAGCACAGCTGATGCAGAAGAGTCTCGACGCGCAGACCGCTTCGCTGCAGTTCACGCTGCTGCCCATGGTCGGCCGCAACGTCAGCGTCGATCGCCCTCTGACTCAATTGGAGAACGGTTCGGCATCGTTGACATACGCGCTCGAAAAGAGCGCGGCTCGCGTGAACATTACGATTCTCGATCAGAATCGGCAGGCTGTGCGATCGTTGGAGTACACCGGCCGCGGGGCCGGGCTCAACCAGGCACAGTGGGATGGAAAGGACAGCAATGGCGTCGCCCTGCCGGCCGGCATCTATGAATATGCCATCTCTGCCGTTGATAGTCAGGGCGCAGCAGTGGTCTCTAAAGGGCGTGCGCAACTCACCGTGACAGGCGTGCGTATGGAAGATGGGCAACCCAAGTTGGCTATCGGCCCGATAGCTGTGGATCCGTCGGAGATTGTGGAAGTGCAGTAA
- a CDS encoding flagellar hook-length control protein FliK, with translation MDFIAPNMPSAPSGRPVDGSPKPVRATTSPNSSSVRKSFSTVLQRARGEEERGDAREADDSRPATKSDAGSPSKETRGLSGSSTRTERADTSPAQATDDSRSSDNESNTEVSKTDVESSGQESSAGSDSQGQESAPVVAVIPFQPAPEAIDETEAHTEGESHLEDKVEVGEEIHSSRKDTEASGDLPKSPLISVATVNAPVTESHPSEDHPSPNTVSTPSHDLAKQELEASSIQVKNGSQADQVVRQTPYVVVDNSGAAVTDSGKTQPVSVEPQPTSPLPHQDSVVRRAFHAYLGAVSSNGKPETPKPDSVQLEEAPQDHSVSTQVNYYGRALGNPEDIGARVRWAFPHGQQPGAEAGEQFNELWVDHNGPQSDHVVAKLPQAAVVDLQLANGQSAGPMAAGVQAHSGSGPTPPPSTASFVSPPPALPAHDTMEHSARLMTRSVVLDLAQPDLGHVNVRVAMMNDVVHTHMSADRPEVGQYLMNGQDRLQAVLQTNGLEMGQFRVDIDRQGTGRSFQQGSFQEQGYAWNQGSHGMEHEHGHDRRDEPRGSLHGLLNLVA, from the coding sequence TTCATCGCTCCTAATATGCCCTCCGCTCCATCCGGTCGCCCTGTGGATGGGAGTCCCAAGCCGGTCCGGGCAACGACGTCTCCAAACTCCAGCAGCGTTCGGAAGAGTTTTTCCACGGTTCTTCAGAGAGCTCGTGGAGAAGAGGAGAGGGGAGACGCTCGCGAAGCGGATGACAGTCGACCGGCGACGAAGTCCGATGCTGGTTCCCCGTCGAAGGAGACGAGAGGTCTGAGTGGTTCCTCGACTCGTACGGAGCGGGCGGATACATCACCCGCTCAGGCAACGGACGACAGCCGATCGAGTGACAATGAGAGCAACACTGAAGTTTCAAAGACAGACGTGGAATCTTCCGGACAGGAGAGCAGCGCAGGCTCCGACAGTCAAGGACAAGAATCTGCGCCTGTCGTGGCCGTCATTCCTTTTCAGCCGGCACCCGAAGCGATCGATGAGACCGAGGCTCACACGGAGGGAGAGAGTCACCTAGAAGACAAGGTTGAGGTCGGAGAAGAGATTCACTCATCTCGGAAGGACACTGAGGCTTCCGGTGATCTCCCAAAGTCTCCGCTGATATCGGTGGCGACAGTGAATGCTCCGGTGACGGAGTCCCACCCCTCTGAAGATCATCCTTCTCCCAATACGGTCAGCACTCCGTCGCACGATCTGGCAAAGCAGGAGTTGGAAGCTTCGTCGATTCAAGTGAAAAATGGATCACAAGCGGATCAAGTCGTAAGGCAGACTCCGTATGTCGTTGTGGATAACAGCGGCGCAGCCGTGACGGATAGTGGGAAAACTCAGCCGGTGTCTGTGGAGCCGCAGCCTACCTCGCCCCTTCCACATCAAGACTCGGTTGTTCGGCGGGCGTTTCACGCCTACCTCGGTGCCGTGTCGTCAAACGGAAAACCTGAAACCCCCAAGCCGGATTCAGTTCAGCTCGAAGAGGCCCCGCAAGACCATTCCGTTTCCACGCAGGTCAACTACTATGGGCGAGCTCTCGGGAATCCTGAGGACATCGGAGCGAGGGTACGGTGGGCCTTCCCACATGGGCAGCAGCCGGGTGCCGAGGCAGGAGAGCAGTTCAACGAGTTGTGGGTGGATCACAATGGTCCACAATCTGATCACGTGGTCGCCAAACTCCCGCAGGCAGCTGTGGTCGATCTTCAGCTTGCAAACGGACAGTCTGCCGGGCCGATGGCGGCCGGAGTCCAGGCCCATTCCGGCTCCGGTCCAACGCCGCCGCCTTCCACTGCTTCTTTCGTGAGCCCACCACCGGCCCTGCCGGCCCACGATACGATGGAACACTCTGCGCGCTTGATGACCCGATCGGTGGTGCTCGACTTGGCTCAACCTGATCTGGGTCATGTGAATGTTCGTGTCGCAATGATGAATGATGTGGTTCATACCCATATGTCAGCCGACAGACCGGAGGTTGGTCAATACCTCATGAACGGGCAGGATCGTCTTCAAGCCGTCTTGCAGACGAACGGACTGGAAATGGGACAGTTCCGCGTCGACATCGACCGCCAGGGCACTGGCCGTTCGTTTCAACAAGGTTCGTTTCAGGAACAAGGTTATGCATGGAATCAAGGTTCACATGGAATGGAGCATGAGCATGGCCACGATAGGCGGGACGAACCGCGCGGGTCACTGCACGGTCTCTTGAATTTGGTCGCGTAG